The following are from one region of the Magallana gigas chromosome 4, xbMagGiga1.1, whole genome shotgun sequence genome:
- the LOC105321423 gene encoding zinc finger protein 91 — protein sequence MATTNSRRSSRTPKPNQKYSTYIKGKVNRSEDADSEGESSTEEGVGETEHSPKLSPVKTDSDNLTDGDVKRKRGRPRKFPLSESASNIGSTNGKQAGIDKNLGSSTNNTSKTETPQRIPKKRGRKRKVKVDSDEYETEQEDSNNHEKSRVWELVQPQFLTLMNILKEAGIEVLLMTNWLRGFTFQYNGSEKGIKFIEERVGFTDEFLQQVLNDRGEMLRESQKGEHSRFIWKIVEKQLQSLVTELATAGMESLILSSVMGLEDYGFSGSEKGLQFLGDRNELKNLFVAYCSDQEIPNAKFQQKSVFMDWYQCFGGEPYEEEFYESQNQESLSTTENSKPDTKRRKMEAPLVITPETEKNPVCPVCLKRFKTVEVLKSHYLVHCKAKEFECDTCKLVFQEKIEFSNHLVEAHGGSGGGGDTTLEVGSGIADGDGIVGVTSEVNKDGEITLSVVSGNDFLADIQGITFDNGTQVDESDLPDELGTDSVEQAVQTLKDIADSVEVKKEVTEDYDEDDYREDLEDGRIRCNLCEKTMKNELMFKKHVEHHDARKDIECRVEGCHKKFKRSWDMEYHMVTIHGYVKIAAGNIVRPEDVPPGTKLKKVKRKKKKGVPDSDDEEEYNPIKALKGTECPRCGMKFKTLAILKRHYEIHIGEKSFICEVCSKNFLRKYDMHIHQMKCHGYKRIGKGKVGPPENENKPDHFDVTMFGDRTHSSGIKKTPLHCDFCDDVSLNLTKKVAHLEECHSAMNPFRCPNCELTFPLKRKMKVHWYTNHAERKHKCSQCDKTFLFKFHLRDHEQMFHNENGFLCTLCGKSFHLLKYLKKHEQRHEEDLAIGIDPNAPKVYQCQYCNEILTGITAYQNHMKQHPDVEDRKFECEVCHKRFFQQGHLKRHMYVHVEERNHDCQFCEKKYKDPETLKKHMIAFHNVKEMKRKTYRCEECDKGFLSLGHLSRHMLGHTGEKPFACDICDKRFTEKAGKLNHERIHSGERPFVCKVCGKGFVQATHLRRHMFLHSQVRNYVCGICKKRYYQNEDLKQHMLTHLNKKSFKCNMCDKSYYQLGSLNQHMRCHTGKKPFQCSICKACFSQKIAMIVHMRKHTGEKPFKCETCGKCFISKRMCKEHMRSHEQKYIAFTCFKCEREFPTEQELKDHVTIEHPTEKLEQVVKVVVVDNPGARAEIAPEADKDDDDDDGVLNTCDICMMSFPDAESLEKHTIEDHKSENENVCELCLGTYENQEQFADHLVKEHGLIEVEDGYFVQLQAVPTEEISVDSPSKYLNTKHITEDEIHAEIDGKHIIIQNINGLMNINQNAQNQSAVHTPVVSPMKKTGNTQLTPKKMTTIQEKDGSILHIVSPMFEVPATQPEGPILAEFPSQIENATEFRLIDASQTIDANTGDQVVIATTDGGKTYFTLPPGTQTTDNLPNETPDDILQQITEEVISTQDFQPEVENEGVETTVSEIAFDQDGGISETTAANLAAMYGTDRIIYQEERTDGTEVVHVYAVVSDS from the exons ATGGCAACCACAAACAGCAGAAGGAGTTCAAGAACTCCAAAACCAAACCAGAAATATTCTACTTACATCAAAGGGAAGGTCAACAGGTCAGAAGATGCAGATTCAGAGGGTGAAAGTTCAACTGAGGAAGGGGTTGGAGAAACTGAACACTCCCCAAAATTATCACCAGTCAAAACAGACAGTG ACAATTTAACAGATGGAGATGTGAAAAGAAAGAGAGGCAGGCCTAGAAAATTCCCACTATCAGAAAGTGCCTCCAACATTGGATCCACCAATGGGAAGCAAGCAGGAATTGATAAAAATCTTGGATCCTCCACAAACAACACATCCAAAACAGAGACTCCTCAAAGAATTCCGAAGAAGAGAGGGAGAAAAagaaaagtgaaagtagacTCAGACGAATATGAAACAGAGCAGGAAGACAGCAATAATCATGAAAAGAGTCGGGTCTGGGAGTTGGTTCAACCTCAGTTTCTTACCTTG ATGAACATACTGAAGGAGGCGGGTATAGAGGTTCTACTGATGACGAACTGGCTGAGGGGGTTCACCTTCCAGTACAACGGCTCAGAGAAAGGGATCAAGTTCATCGAGGAGAGAGTGGGCTTCACAGACGAGTTCCTGCAGCAAGTCTTAAATGATAGAG GGGAAATGTTAAGAGAATCTCAAAAGGGAGAGCACTCAAGATTTATCTGGAAAATTGTAGAAAAACAGCTACAAAGCCTG GTGACGGAGCTAGCCACGGCAGGAATGGAGAGCTTGATCCTCTCTTCCGTGATGGGACTTGAGGACTATGGATTTTCCGGATCAGAAAAGGGACTCCAGTTCCTGGGCGATAGAAATGAGCTAAAGAACCTGTTTGTGGCCTACTGCTCAG atcAGGAAATTCCAAATGCCAAGTTCCAGCAAAAGTCAGTGTTCATGGACTGGTACCAGTGCTTTGGGGGAGAACCTTACGAGGAGGAATTCTACGAATCCCAGAACCAGGAATCCCTGAGCACAACGGAGAATAGCAAACCGGATACCAAGAGAAGAAAGATGGAGGCACCTCTAGTCATTACTCCCGAGACAGAGAAAAACCCAGTGTGTCCTGTTTGTTTGAAAAGGTTCAAAACTGTAGAAGTTCTGAAGAGCCACTACCTTGTTCATTGTAAGGCAAAGGAGTTTGAGTGTGACACCTGTAAACTTGTTTTCCAAGAGAAAATAGAATTCAGTAACCACTTAGTGGAGGCACATGGTGGTAGTGGTGGTGGTGGAGATACCACTTTGGAGGTGGGAAGTGGTATTGCAGATGGGGATGGCATTGTTGGGGTGACTTCGGAAGTGAATAAAGATGGAGAAATAACTCTTTCAGTTGTTTCCGGAAATGACTTCCTAGCAGACATTCAGGGTATAACATTTGACAATGGGACACAGGTGGATGAGTCTGATCTACCAGATGAATTGGGTACGGATAGTGTGGAACAGGCTGTTCAGACACTGAAAGATATAGCCGATTCGGTGGAGGTAAAAAAGGAGGTCACTGAAGATTACGACGAAGATGACTACCGAGAGGATTTGGAGGACGGTAGGATCAGATGCAACCTGTGtgagaaaaccatgaaaaatgaACTGATGTTCAAAAAGCATGTGGAACACCATGATGCCAGAAAGGATATAGAGTGTAGAGTGGAGGGATGTCATAAGAAGTTTAAACGATCCTGGGACATGGAGTACCACATGGTCACCATCCACGGCTATGTGAAGATAGCCGCCGGAAACATCGTACGCCCGGAAGATGTGCCACCGGGCACAAAGCTGAAGAAAGTGAAACGGAAGAAGAAGAAGGGAGTTCCTGATTCTGACGATGAAGAGGAGTATAATCCGATCAAAGCCCTGAAGGGAACTGAATGTCCCAGATGTGGAATGAAATTCAAGACACTGGCCATTCTTAAGAGACATTATGAAATTCACATTGGTGAGAAGAGCTTCATCTGTGAGGTATGTTCAAAGAATTTCCTTAGAAAGTACGATATGCACATACATCAGATGAAATGTCACGGATATAAGAGAATAGGGAAAGGGAAAGTAGGACCtccagaaaatgaaaataaaccaGATCACTTTGATGTTACTATGTTTGGAGATAGGACTCATTCCTCAGGGATAAAGAAGACACCTTTACACTGTGATTTCTGCGATGATGTGTCGTTGAATTTAACTAAGAAGGTGGCACATTTAGAGGAGTGCCACTCTGCAATGAACCCCTTCAGATGTCCGAATTGTGAGTTGACTTTTCCACTGAAGAGAAAGATGAAGGTCCATTGGTACACCAACCATGCAGAAAGGAAGCATAAATGTAGCCAGTGCGATAAAACTTTCCTGTTCAAGTTTCATTTACGAGACCATGAACAGATGTTTCACAACGAAAACGGGTTTCTGTGTACTCTGTGTGGCAAGAGCTTCCATCTTCTGAAGTATTTGAAGAAGCATGAACAGAGGCATGAGGAGGACCTAGCCATTGGCATCGATCCAAACGCGCCAAAAGTTTACCAGTGTCAGTACTGCAACGAAATCTTAACGGGAATCACCGCCTATCAAAATCACATGAAGCAGCACCCAGATGTGGAGGACCGGAAGTTTGAATGCGAGGTCTGCCACAAGAGGTTCTTCCAACAGGGCCACCTGAAGCGCCACATGTACGTGCACGTGGAGGAACGGAACCATGACTGCCAGTTCTGTGAAAAGAAGTACAAGGATCCAGAGACGCTAAAGAAACACATGATCGCCTTCCATAACGTGAAGGAGATGAAGCGAAAGACGTACCGCTGCGAGGAATGTGACAAAGGATTCCTCAGCCTCGGTCACCTCAGCAGACACATGTTGGGACACACGGGCGAAAAGCCGTTCGCCTGTGACATCTGTGACAAGAGATTCACCGAAAAGGCGGGAAAACTTAACCACGAGAGAATCCACAGTGGAGAGAGACCGTTCGTGTGTAAGGTCTGCGGGAAGGGGTTCGTCCAGGCCACGCATCTTCGTCGCCACATGTTTCTTCACTCACAAGTCCGTAACTACGTGTGCGGAATCTGTAAGAAGCGCTATTACCAGAACGAAGACCTAAAACAACACATGCTCACCCATTTGAATAAGAAGTCCTTCAAGTGCAACATGTGTGATAAGTCTTATTATCAGTTGGGCAGCTTAAACCAGCATATGCGATGTCATACGGGCAAGAAGCCATTCCAGTGCAGCATTTGTAAAGCATGCTTCTCCCAGAAAATTGCAATGATCGTGCACATGCGCAAGCACACCGGAGAGAAGCCTTTCAAATGTGAGACTTGCGGAAAGTGTTTTATTAGCAAGCGAATGTGCAAGGAACATATGAGATCGCACGaacagaaatatattgcatttactTGCTTCAAATGCGAGAGAGAATTCCCCACTGAGCAAGAACTCAAAGATCACGTGACTATCGAACACCCCACGGAAAAATTAGAACAAGTTGTGAAAGTAGTGGTGGTGGATAACCCGGGGGCGAGAGCCGAAATCGCCCCGGAGGCGGACAAGGACGATGACGATGATGACGGGGTTTTGAATACTTGTGATATCTGTATGATGAGTTTCCCAGACGCCGAATCCTTGGAAAAACACACCATCGAAGACCACAAAAGCGAGAACGAAAACGTGTGCGAACTGTGCCTAGGAACGTACGAAAATCAGGAGCAGTTTGCCGACCACCTGGTGAAGGAGCACGGGCTTATTGAGGTGGAGGACGGGTATTTCGTGCAGCTACAGGCCGTGCCTACAGAGGAAATCTCCGTCGACAGCCCCTCCAAGTACCTCAACACCAAACACATCACCGAGGACGAAATCCACGCGGAAATCGACGGCAAGCATATCATAATTCAGAATATAAATGGTCTTATGAACATTAACCAAAACGCACAGAATCAAAGTGCCGTACACACGCCAGTAGTTTCTCCTATGAAGAAAACTGGTAATACTCAGCTAACTCCGAAGAAGATGACGACAATTCAAGAAAAAGACGGATCAATTCTACATATTGTTTCGCCAATGTTCGAAGTTCCCGCCACTCAACCCGAGGGACCAATTCTTGCAGAATTCCCCTCCCAGATTGAAAACGCCACTGAATTCCGCCTCATTGATGCGTCACAGACAATTGATGCGAACACCGGTGACCAAGTTGTAATAGCAACCACGGATGGCGGGAAAACGTATTTCACACTGCCTCCTGGAACGCAGACGACAGATAACCTGCCCAACGAAACTCCAGACGATATCTTGCAGCAAATCACGGAGGAAGTCATCTCCACGCAAGATTTCCAACCGGAAGTTGAAAACGAGGGCGTGGAAACCACCGTTTCCGAAATTGCATTTGATcaagatggcggcatttctgaGACAACAGCAGCTAACTTGGCAGCCATGTATGGAACAGATCGCATCATTTACCAGGAAGAAAGGACGGACGGAACAGAAGTCGTCCATGTTTATGCAGTGGTGTCAGACTCCTAA